One Cygnus olor isolate bCygOlo1 chromosome 31 unlocalized genomic scaffold, bCygOlo1.pri.v2 SUPER_31A, whole genome shotgun sequence DNA window includes the following coding sequences:
- the LOC121062826 gene encoding olfactory receptor 14C36-like, producing the protein MAYDRYIAICKPLHYGSLLGSRACAQMAEAAWGSGFLNAVLHTANTFSLPLCQGNTLDQFFCEIPQILKLSCSDAYLREGRLIMFSACLTIGCFVFIVVSYVQIFRAVLRMPSEQGRHKAFSTCLPHLAVVSLFLSTVMFAHLKPPSITSPSLDLVISFLYSVVPPTVNPIIYSMRNQELKDVLRKLMH; encoded by the coding sequence ATGGCCTATGACCGCTATATTGCCATCTGCAAacccctgcactacgggagcctcctgggcagcagagcttgtgcccagatggcagaagctgcctggggcagtggttTTCTCAATGCTGTGCTGCACACGGCCAAtaccttttccctccccctctgccaaggcaataccctggaccagttcttctgtgaaattccccagatcctcaagctctcctgctcagatgcctACCTCAGGGAAGGTCGTCTTATCATGTTTAGTGCCTGTTTAACCattggttgttttgttttcattgtggtgTCCTATGTGCAAATCTTCAGGgcagtgctgaggatgccctcgGAGCAAGGaaggcacaaagccttttccacgtgcctccctcacctggccgtgGTCTCTCTGTTTCTCAGCACTGTCATGTTTGCCCATCTTAAGCCCCCCTCGATcacttccccatccctggacctggtgatttcatttctgtactcAGTGGTGCCTCCAACAGTGAACCCAatcatctacagcatgaggaaccaggagctcaaGGATGTCTTAAGGAAACTGATGCATTAA